From a single Candidatus Tanganyikabacteria bacterium genomic region:
- the cysK gene encoding cysteine synthase A, producing MKIFQNPTELIGRTPLLQLSRVTQGCAGTVVAKLESFNPAGSVKDRIGVAMILGAEARGDIAPGRTVIVEPTSGNTGIALAFVAAARGYRLILTMPDTCSMERRTLLLSYGAEVVLTPGALGMPEAIRMAHEIAVATPNSWVPQQFENSDNPRIHEETTAEEIWADTDGQVDVIVAGVGTGGTLTGCYRRLRARKPALRFVAVEPVESPALSGDGPPQPHKIQGIGTGFIPRNVDPQLLAGLRDFSLGEIMKVSSDDAIAFARRLAREEGLHVGISSGAMAHCAVAFARRAENAGKRIVVILPDTGERYLSTLLFSAERQQAESLKAVQSASEALPALSAANVGP from the coding sequence ATGAAGATCTTCCAGAACCCGACCGAGCTGATCGGCCGTACGCCGCTTCTCCAGCTTTCGCGCGTCACCCAGGGGTGCGCGGGCACGGTCGTCGCCAAGCTCGAGTCCTTCAATCCGGCCGGCAGCGTCAAGGACCGCATCGGCGTCGCCATGATCCTGGGCGCCGAGGCGCGGGGCGACATCGCACCCGGCCGGACGGTCATCGTCGAGCCCACCAGCGGCAACACCGGCATCGCCCTGGCCTTCGTCGCCGCGGCTCGCGGTTACCGGCTCATCCTGACGATGCCGGACACCTGCTCGATGGAGCGGCGGACGCTGCTGCTGTCGTACGGCGCCGAGGTGGTCCTGACCCCGGGCGCGCTGGGAATGCCCGAAGCCATCCGCATGGCCCACGAAATCGCGGTCGCGACGCCCAACTCCTGGGTCCCCCAGCAGTTCGAGAATTCCGACAACCCGCGAATCCACGAGGAGACCACGGCCGAGGAGATCTGGGCGGATACCGACGGCCAGGTGGACGTCATCGTGGCCGGGGTCGGCACCGGGGGCACCCTGACCGGCTGCTACCGGCGCTTGCGCGCCCGCAAGCCGGCGCTCCGCTTCGTCGCCGTGGAACCGGTCGAGAGCCCGGCCCTGTCGGGAGACGGTCCACCGCAGCCCCACAAGATCCAGGGCATCGGGACCGGGTTCATCCCGCGCAACGTGGATCCACAACTCCTGGCCGGCCTGCGCGACTTCTCGCTGGGCGAGATCATGAAGGTCTCCTCCGACGACGCCATCGCCTTCGCGAGGCGCCTCGCCCGGGAGGAGGGCCTACATGTCGGCATCAGCAGCGGTGCCATGGCGCACTGCGCGGTGGCTTTCGCCAGGCGCGCCGAGAACGCCGGCAAGCGCATCGTCGTGATTCTTCCCGACACCGGCGAACGCTACCTCTCGACGCTGCTGTTTTCCGCGGAGCGCCAGCAGGCGGAGAGCCTCAAGGCCGTGCAGTCGGCGAGCGAGGCCCTGCCCGCCCTGTCGGCCGCCAACGTTGGTCCCTAG
- a CDS encoding ankyrin repeat domain-containing protein: protein MGNAGPAIALAAAILIASGCGKPATSAYSGAAPARTGAAAKARDPKLAQALIKAIWERDSDTVKFVLAQGADPDLKDEFGYPVLVLAAGDGQTDSVRALLAATADVTVRDPDQRTALMEGAESGVAEIAQMLISARADLNAQDALKWTALHGAAFYGKVDTVKILLAAHADIELKTDRGRTAQELAEEMGYKDVVALIEAAKPRILPVPGKP, encoded by the coding sequence ATGGGAAACGCAGGGCCCGCGATCGCGCTCGCAGCCGCCATCCTGATCGCTTCGGGATGCGGCAAACCCGCCACGTCCGCCTACTCGGGCGCCGCCCCGGCGCGGACCGGAGCGGCGGCGAAGGCTCGCGACCCCAAGCTGGCGCAGGCGCTGATCAAGGCCATCTGGGAGCGCGATTCCGACACGGTCAAATTCGTCCTGGCGCAGGGCGCCGACCCCGATCTGAAGGACGAGTTCGGCTATCCGGTGCTTGTGCTGGCGGCGGGCGACGGCCAGACGGACAGCGTGCGGGCATTGCTCGCGGCCACCGCCGACGTCACCGTGCGCGACCCCGACCAGCGCACGGCGCTGATGGAAGGCGCCGAGAGCGGTGTCGCCGAAATCGCGCAGATGCTCATCTCCGCCCGGGCCGACCTCAACGCCCAGGACGCCTTGAAATGGACGGCCCTGCACGGCGCCGCCTTCTACGGAAAGGTCGACACGGTCAAGATCCTGCTGGCCGCCCACGCCGACATCGAACTCAAGACCGACCGCGGCCGCACCGCCCAGGAACTCGCCGAAGAGATGGGCTACAAGGACGTAGTGGCGCTGATCGAGGCGGCCAAGCCGCGGATCCTGCCGGTTCCCGGCAAGCCCTGA
- a CDS encoding aldehyde dehydrogenase: MTATLDLVRYPLLIGGEKAPGAEGRTFDVFDPATAERLAVCDEATAQDVDKAVAAARKALERWATTPAGKRTKILNKAADLIRARADDLAHHESRNNGKAIAHAKGEVLSGAEVFEFFAGAATKIYGETAPPILPGMLAYTVREPVGVCAQIIPWNYPFMMASWKLAPALAAGCAVVLKPSELTPVTALLLADILAEAGVPAGVLNVLNGPGETVGAALVRHPGVDKVAFTGGTETGRQIMREAAGTLKRLTLELGGKSPNIVFADADLEAAAAASCYAIFYGAGQSCEARSRLLVESAVYDRFLELFCEKAAKIRVGDPLDPQTQVGSLISAEHWQKVDSYVKAGVAGGAKLRCGGERPAEPKGGHFYLPTVLADVAPDNKAFREEIFGPVVTVSRFESEQQAADLANAVDYGLFGTIWTRDVGRAHRLAARIKAGGVGINTPFSAFPGLPFGGYKQSGFGRELSLRSLEAYTEEKTVLVNTGEKAPNPFGV; encoded by the coding sequence ATGACCGCTACGCTAGACCTGGTCCGTTACCCCCTGCTCATCGGCGGCGAAAAGGCGCCCGGCGCCGAGGGCCGCACGTTCGACGTCTTCGATCCGGCCACCGCCGAGCGCCTGGCGGTCTGCGACGAGGCGACCGCCCAGGACGTCGACAAGGCCGTCGCCGCGGCGCGCAAGGCCCTGGAGCGGTGGGCGACCACCCCGGCCGGCAAGCGCACCAAGATCCTCAACAAGGCCGCCGATCTGATCCGCGCCCGCGCCGACGACCTTGCGCACCACGAGTCGCGCAACAACGGCAAGGCGATTGCCCACGCCAAGGGCGAGGTGCTGTCGGGCGCCGAGGTCTTCGAGTTCTTCGCCGGAGCGGCCACCAAGATCTACGGCGAGACGGCGCCCCCCATCCTGCCGGGGATGCTCGCCTACACAGTGCGCGAGCCGGTAGGCGTCTGCGCGCAGATCATCCCCTGGAACTACCCGTTCATGATGGCCTCCTGGAAGCTTGCGCCGGCCCTGGCGGCCGGATGCGCCGTAGTACTCAAGCCGTCCGAGCTCACGCCCGTCACGGCGCTGCTGCTGGCCGACATCCTGGCCGAGGCCGGCGTGCCCGCGGGCGTCCTCAACGTCCTCAACGGGCCCGGCGAGACGGTGGGTGCCGCCCTGGTGCGCCATCCCGGCGTCGACAAGGTCGCCTTCACGGGCGGGACCGAGACCGGCCGGCAGATCATGCGCGAGGCCGCCGGCACCCTCAAGCGCCTGACCCTTGAACTGGGCGGCAAGTCGCCCAATATCGTGTTCGCGGATGCCGATCTCGAGGCTGCCGCGGCCGCGTCTTGCTATGCGATCTTCTACGGCGCGGGCCAGTCGTGCGAGGCGCGGAGCCGCCTGTTGGTGGAGAGCGCCGTTTACGACCGCTTCCTCGAACTGTTCTGCGAAAAGGCCGCCAAGATCAGGGTCGGCGATCCCCTCGACCCGCAGACCCAGGTGGGATCGCTGATCTCCGCCGAGCACTGGCAGAAGGTGGACAGCTACGTCAAGGCCGGCGTGGCGGGCGGCGCGAAGCTCCGGTGCGGCGGCGAGCGGCCCGCGGAGCCGAAGGGCGGCCATTTCTACCTGCCCACGGTGCTCGCCGATGTGGCGCCTGACAACAAGGCATTCCGCGAGGAGATCTTCGGCCCGGTCGTGACCGTCAGCCGGTTCGAGAGCGAGCAGCAGGCGGCCGATCTGGCCAACGCCGTGGATTACGGGCTCTTCGGCACGATCTGGACGCGCGACGTCGGGCGGGCGCACCGTCTGGCCGCCCGCATCAAGGCCGGCGGCGTCGGCATCAACACGCCATTTTCGGCGTTCCCCGGACTTCCCTTCGGCGGCTACAAGCAATCGGGTTTCGGCCGGGAACTGTCGCTCCGGTCCCTGGAGGCCTACACCGAGGAGAAGACCGTGCTCGTCAATACGGGCGAAAAAGCCCCCAACCCCTTCGGGGTATAA
- a CDS encoding cysteine dioxygenase family protein — MTWDEFMAFVAPLEKAELPLERLTELVGDLQFPPALIEPHKHFASDKYARNLMVKNHLFEAVCMCWEPGQKTVIHNHGDSFGVFYVYEGELFFNTYERNNGAEPGKARLAIARADRAGPGNVHHAAMGEIHEMGNHPEHRGRTVSIHFYAGPMERMDVFDIELGTVESVVLPYFEAPERSLA, encoded by the coding sequence ATGACCTGGGATGAGTTCATGGCTTTCGTGGCGCCGCTGGAAAAGGCCGAGCTACCGCTCGAGCGCCTGACCGAACTCGTCGGGGATCTCCAGTTCCCGCCCGCGCTGATCGAACCGCACAAGCACTTCGCCTCCGACAAGTACGCTCGAAACCTGATGGTCAAGAACCACCTCTTCGAAGCGGTCTGCATGTGCTGGGAGCCGGGCCAGAAGACGGTGATCCACAACCACGGCGACTCGTTCGGCGTCTTCTACGTCTACGAGGGCGAGCTCTTCTTCAACACGTACGAGCGCAACAACGGCGCCGAGCCTGGCAAAGCCCGCCTGGCGATCGCCCGGGCGGACCGCGCCGGGCCGGGCAACGTGCACCACGCCGCAATGGGCGAGATTCACGAGATGGGCAACCATCCGGAGCATCGCGGACGGACGGTGTCCATCCACTTCTACGCGGGCCCGATGGAGCGGATGGACGTCTTCGACATCGAACTAGGGACGGTGGAGAGCGTGGTCCTGCCGTACTTCGAAGCACCCGAGCGGAGCCTGGCATGA
- a CDS encoding FecR domain-containing protein, with protein MNRRTVIAAVLCASLAGAVFGDPAAARTRRAPVAQGRVVKAVDLTINGRPAAVGALVRAGDRLRTGSGGVADVVLADGAIFRLYPASEARVPAISRKKSFVQLVVGGLMSLVGKPMDYQVKAPKVVAAVGGTCFYLQATPEAPNYICACSGLVHMGATHRAMTPVDAGFNKHIGVMIGAVGFSPAGAKNHDDNQMWELGRELQEATGIPNKYRALHSDAGRPVEVAPPAEAPPPALEVAPPPAETP; from the coding sequence ATGAATCGTCGCACCGTCATCGCCGCCGTCCTGTGCGCCAGCCTGGCGGGCGCCGTTTTCGGGGATCCCGCGGCCGCCCGCACGCGCCGCGCGCCGGTGGCGCAGGGGCGCGTGGTCAAGGCCGTCGATCTGACCATCAACGGGCGGCCTGCGGCGGTGGGTGCGCTGGTGCGGGCCGGCGATCGGCTCAGGACGGGCTCGGGAGGCGTCGCCGACGTCGTCCTGGCCGACGGCGCCATTTTCCGGCTCTATCCGGCGAGCGAGGCCCGGGTGCCGGCCATCTCCCGGAAGAAATCCTTCGTGCAGTTGGTCGTGGGCGGCCTGATGTCGCTCGTCGGCAAACCCATGGACTACCAGGTGAAGGCGCCCAAGGTGGTCGCGGCGGTGGGCGGCACCTGCTTCTACCTGCAGGCCACGCCCGAAGCGCCCAACTACATTTGCGCCTGCTCCGGCCTTGTGCACATGGGCGCAACCCACCGGGCGATGACGCCGGTGGACGCGGGCTTCAACAAACACATCGGCGTGATGATCGGTGCGGTGGGCTTCAGCCCTGCGGGGGCCAAGAATCACGACGACAACCAGATGTGGGAACTGGGCAGGGAGTTGCAGGAGGCCACCGGCATCCCCAACAAGTATCGCGCGTTGCATTCCGACGCGGGTAGGCCGGTCGAGGTCGCCCCGCCGGCCGAGGCCCCGCCGCCCGCCCTCGAGGTGGCGCCGCCGCCGGCCGAAACACCCTGA
- a CDS encoding phenylacetate-CoA oxygenase subunit PaaI has product MVTETDLLARIARGEKIERRDDMTPEYFQHLVNLMTQQADSELAGGLGYVPWIAKAPTIEEKLAVASIVRDEIRHAKVMYSLLKDLGVDVEAHIGQHDYDFRLDDSEANIGTERLAADTRVNIFYYPIDSWADFIMFNFCMDRGAGHQLEDVKNCSYAPWTRAIAGIFQEELAHVGHGNYWVKKLAADPATRDEAQLALDKWYVRTMNVFGRPGTRKNAEYRRFCLKLRDNQEVREAFTAEIHPLIREAGLTIPRWEPEWATEDAVAIAG; this is encoded by the coding sequence ATGGTTACCGAAACCGACCTGCTCGCGCGGATCGCTCGCGGCGAAAAGATCGAGCGCCGGGACGACATGACGCCCGAGTACTTCCAGCACCTGGTGAATCTCATGACCCAGCAGGCCGACTCGGAGCTGGCCGGCGGCCTCGGCTACGTGCCGTGGATCGCCAAGGCGCCCACCATCGAGGAGAAGCTCGCGGTGGCGTCCATCGTGCGCGACGAGATCCGCCACGCCAAGGTCATGTACTCCCTGCTCAAGGATCTGGGCGTGGACGTCGAGGCCCACATCGGCCAGCACGACTACGACTTCCGCCTCGACGACTCGGAGGCAAACATCGGCACCGAGCGCCTGGCCGCCGACACCCGGGTCAACATCTTCTACTACCCGATCGACTCCTGGGCCGATTTCATCATGTTCAACTTCTGCATGGACCGCGGCGCCGGCCATCAGCTCGAGGACGTCAAGAACTGCTCCTACGCGCCCTGGACGCGGGCGATCGCCGGCATCTTCCAGGAGGAATTGGCGCACGTCGGCCACGGCAACTACTGGGTCAAGAAGCTGGCGGCCGATCCGGCCACCCGCGACGAGGCGCAACTCGCCCTCGACAAGTGGTACGTCCGCACGATGAACGTCTTCGGCCGGCCGGGCACGCGCAAGAACGCCGAGTACCGGCGCTTCTGCCTCAAGCTGCGCGACAACCAGGAGGTGCGCGAAGCGTTCACGGCCGAGATCCACCCGCTGATTCGCGAGGCCGGCCTGACCATCCCGCGCTGGGAGCCCGAGTGGGCCACCGAGGATGCCGTCGCCATCGCCGGCTGA
- a CDS encoding acetyl-CoA C-acyltransferase, which produces MNAACILSAVRTPIGRHGGALAGVRPDDLAALVIKAAVARAGVPPADIEDVIFGCANQAGEDNRNVARMALLLAGLPETVGGQTVNRLCGSGLQAAISAAHAIAAGEGELFVAGGVESMTRAPFVLAKAAAAWSRDAQLFDTTIGWRFTNPRLAAMHHPYSMGETAENVAGSWEISREDQDGFAAESQARWQAAAQAGRFAEELVAVEIPGKKGATTTVAQDEHPRPETTPADLARLKAAFREGGSVTAGNSSGVNDGAAALVIASERYAGFAQVKPLARFVASAVAGVDPAVMGVGPVPAVRKALARAGLTIDQIDLVELNEAFAAQSLACIRDLGLDPAKVNVNGGAIAMGHPLGASGARILATLVHELRRREGRYGLATMCVGVGQGIAAIVERA; this is translated from the coding sequence ATGAACGCCGCCTGCATCCTGTCCGCCGTCCGCACCCCGATCGGCCGCCACGGCGGCGCCCTGGCCGGAGTCCGGCCAGACGACCTGGCGGCCCTGGTAATCAAGGCGGCGGTCGCGCGCGCGGGCGTGCCGCCGGCCGACATCGAGGACGTCATATTCGGCTGCGCCAACCAGGCCGGCGAGGACAACCGCAACGTGGCCCGCATGGCCCTCCTCCTGGCCGGCCTGCCCGAGACCGTCGGCGGCCAGACGGTCAATCGCCTCTGCGGCTCGGGCCTGCAAGCCGCGATCAGCGCGGCGCACGCCATCGCGGCCGGCGAGGGCGAACTCTTCGTGGCTGGCGGTGTGGAGTCGATGACGCGCGCCCCCTTCGTGCTGGCCAAGGCCGCCGCCGCCTGGTCGCGCGACGCGCAGCTATTCGACACGACCATCGGCTGGCGCTTCACCAATCCCCGCCTGGCCGCCATGCACCACCCCTACTCGATGGGCGAGACGGCCGAAAACGTCGCCGGGTCCTGGGAGATTTCCCGCGAGGACCAGGATGGCTTCGCGGCCGAGAGCCAGGCCCGCTGGCAGGCCGCTGCGCAGGCCGGCCGCTTCGCCGAGGAGCTAGTGGCGGTCGAGATCCCGGGCAAGAAGGGGGCCACGACCACCGTGGCGCAAGACGAGCACCCGCGGCCGGAGACGACTCCGGCCGACTTGGCCAGGCTCAAGGCGGCGTTTCGCGAGGGCGGCAGCGTGACGGCCGGCAACTCCAGCGGCGTCAACGACGGCGCCGCGGCCCTGGTGATCGCGTCGGAGCGCTATGCCGGGTTCGCGCAGGTCAAGCCCCTGGCCCGGTTCGTGGCGTCGGCGGTGGCCGGCGTCGATCCAGCCGTCATGGGCGTGGGGCCGGTCCCTGCCGTCCGCAAGGCCCTCGCCCGCGCCGGCCTGACGATCGACCAGATCGACCTCGTCGAACTCAACGAGGCGTTCGCGGCGCAGTCCCTCGCCTGCATCCGGGACCTGGGACTGGATCCGGCCAAGGTCAATGTCAACGGCGGCGCCATCGCGATGGGGCATCCTCTGGGGGCAAGCGGGGCGCGCATCCTGGCGACCCTGGTCCACGAATTGCGGCGCCGCGAAGGCCGGTACGGCCTGGCGACCATGTGCGTGGGCGTCGGCCAGGGTATCGCCGCGATCGTCGAGCGCGCCTGA
- a CDS encoding adenylate/guanylate cyclase domain-containing protein gives MISRKYSLALGLGLGLVLWVLFSAPWSPLAAVELGAGDLRVAAQQAVARPEPSIVVVDMDDTSLEALGEYPWPRRLHAHLVRKLHGWGARVIAFDVTFMTRGPNPAEDIGLRHAIQEAGNVVLGGLERDVQAVRGTVAQPTTYQAPFFEAANGEVSAYPDPDGAIRTFRLFGRSGAPTFDLAVLRAADPAAAARAERRFGKESVSIRFAGPPQTYPTVSYSLVLADVLDPRIDPAISPEADERTGSYADFFKDKIVLVGTSAPLLHDMFHTPFARGDSWMPGVEIHANAIDTLRRGDPPRAAPWWLGLALAAGGSVAAVAVFGRLAPSWGLIGAVCLIVAFASVATFAFRLGLDLPVLPPIAAAGLAWPAVYGRRFVVAEREKARIRATFSRYVAPRVVDEMLRHPDQLPTLRNERREITVLFTDIEGFTTFSETHPPDLVGERLNEVLSALTQVVFDHGGTLDKYIGDAVMAVWGNIGQSDPREDARRAVQAAIGMQRAMAGLRAAWAADGGAERLRIRIGIHSGEALVGNFGSPLKLDFTAIGDTVNTASRLEGLNKQFETSILVSGATAALVTGAVELRPLGESILKGKSTGTLVFEVPAPVEAPAAQPAREGVVR, from the coding sequence GTGATTTCCCGCAAGTACTCCCTGGCACTCGGCCTGGGCCTGGGCCTGGTGCTCTGGGTCCTGTTCTCGGCGCCGTGGAGCCCCCTCGCGGCGGTGGAACTGGGCGCGGGCGACCTGCGGGTCGCTGCCCAGCAGGCCGTGGCGCGGCCCGAACCGTCGATCGTCGTCGTGGACATGGACGATACCTCGCTGGAGGCCCTGGGCGAGTACCCGTGGCCGCGCCGCCTCCACGCTCACCTGGTGCGCAAGCTCCACGGCTGGGGGGCCCGGGTTATCGCGTTCGACGTGACCTTCATGACCCGGGGGCCGAACCCGGCCGAGGACATCGGCCTGCGGCATGCCATCCAGGAGGCCGGAAACGTCGTGCTGGGCGGGCTGGAGCGGGACGTGCAGGCCGTCCGGGGCACTGTTGCGCAGCCCACGACCTACCAGGCGCCGTTCTTCGAGGCGGCCAACGGCGAGGTCAGTGCGTATCCGGACCCCGACGGCGCCATCCGGACCTTCCGGCTCTTCGGGCGCTCGGGTGCGCCCACCTTCGATCTGGCCGTGCTGCGCGCCGCCGATCCGGCGGCCGCGGCGCGCGCCGAGCGCAGGTTCGGCAAGGAGTCCGTGAGCATCCGTTTCGCGGGCCCGCCGCAGACCTATCCGACCGTGAGCTACTCGCTCGTGCTGGCCGACGTGCTGGATCCGCGCATCGACCCGGCGATCTCCCCGGAGGCCGACGAACGGACCGGCTCGTACGCCGATTTCTTCAAGGACAAGATAGTGCTGGTCGGGACGTCGGCGCCGCTGTTGCACGACATGTTCCACACCCCCTTCGCCCGGGGCGATTCCTGGATGCCGGGCGTGGAGATCCACGCCAATGCCATCGACACGCTGCGGCGGGGCGATCCGCCGCGGGCGGCCCCCTGGTGGCTGGGCCTGGCGCTGGCGGCGGGCGGGAGCGTGGCCGCCGTCGCGGTCTTCGGGCGCCTGGCGCCAAGCTGGGGCCTCATCGGCGCCGTCTGCCTGATCGTGGCCTTCGCCTCCGTCGCGACCTTCGCCTTCCGCCTGGGGCTGGATCTGCCGGTGTTGCCGCCGATCGCCGCCGCCGGCCTCGCGTGGCCTGCCGTGTACGGGCGGCGCTTCGTGGTAGCCGAGCGGGAGAAGGCGCGCATCCGCGCGACGTTCTCCCGGTACGTCGCGCCCAGGGTGGTCGACGAGATGTTGCGCCACCCCGACCAGTTGCCGACCTTGCGCAACGAGCGCCGCGAGATCACCGTCCTGTTCACCGACATCGAGGGCTTCACGACGTTTTCCGAGACCCATCCGCCGGATCTGGTGGGCGAGCGGCTCAACGAGGTCCTCTCTGCCCTCACGCAGGTGGTGTTCGACCACGGCGGCACTCTCGACAAGTACATCGGCGACGCGGTGATGGCCGTATGGGGCAACATCGGGCAGTCGGACCCGCGCGAGGACGCACGCAGGGCGGTCCAGGCGGCGATCGGCATGCAGCGGGCGATGGCAGGGTTGCGCGCCGCATGGGCGGCGGACGGCGGCGCCGAACGCCTGCGCATCCGCATCGGCATCCACTCGGGCGAGGCCCTGGTGGGCAACTTCGGCTCCCCGCTCAAGCTCGACTTCACGGCCATCGGCGACACGGTCAACACGGCCTCGCGGCTGGAAGGGCTCAACAAGCAGTTCGAGACGTCGATCCTGGTCAGCGGCGCCACGGCGGCTCTGGTCACGGGCGCGGTGGAGTTGCGGCCTCTCGGGGAATCTATTCTCAAAGGCAAATCAACTGGTACGCTGGTGTTCGAGGTCCCGGCGCCGGTCGAGGCGCCCGCCGCACAACCAGCCCGCGAAGGAGTCGTCAGATGA
- the cysE gene encoding serine O-acetyltransferase: MVEVILSYPSLHAVFWHRVSHALWKARVPLIPRLLSQLVRWFTLIEIHPGARIGRRLFIDHGAAVVIGETSEIGDDVLLYHQVTLGGTSTRKEKRHPTLCDNVIVGAGAAVLGAITVGEGARIGAGSVVLRDVPPHATVVGVPGRVMMIEGKPVAPPESESFMPDPEAQAIKALADRVAALESEIKAHHPGRPDRAEIPQPVEDFLHGAGI; encoded by the coding sequence ATGGTCGAGGTCATCCTGTCGTATCCGTCCCTGCATGCGGTGTTCTGGCATCGCGTCTCGCATGCGCTCTGGAAGGCGCGGGTTCCGCTGATCCCGCGATTGCTCTCGCAACTGGTGCGGTGGTTCACGCTCATCGAGATCCATCCCGGCGCGCGGATCGGCCGGCGACTCTTCATCGACCACGGCGCCGCCGTGGTGATCGGCGAGACTTCGGAGATCGGCGACGACGTGCTGCTCTACCACCAGGTCACGCTGGGCGGCACAAGCACGCGCAAGGAGAAGCGCCACCCCACGCTCTGCGACAACGTCATCGTCGGGGCCGGCGCGGCGGTCCTGGGGGCCATCACGGTGGGCGAGGGCGCCCGCATCGGCGCCGGGTCGGTGGTGCTCCGCGACGTGCCGCCGCATGCCACCGTCGTGGGCGTGCCGGGCCGCGTGATGATGATCGAGGGCAAGCCGGTCGCGCCGCCCGAGAGCGAGTCGTTCATGCCCGACCCCGAGGCGCAGGCCATCAAGGCCCTCGCCGACCGCGTGGCGGCGCTCGAGAGCGAGATCAAGGCGCATCATCCCGGGCGGCCGGACAGGGCTGAAATCCCGCAGCCTGTCGAGGACTTCCTGCACGGCGCGGGGATCTAG
- a CDS encoding response regulator translates to MTQDAKLRILISDDEAEMRDLLEITLGNKGYEIRTAATGPEAVSVAREFRPDLVLMDIRMPGDFDGVEATRRIKADPDLATTVVIGQTAVVELSEVKQNLKAGFDDYLGKPYLPIDVIDAISRFFPESL, encoded by the coding sequence ATGACTCAAGACGCCAAGCTCCGCATCCTCATTTCCGACGACGAAGCGGAGATGCGGGATCTGCTTGAGATCACGCTGGGCAACAAGGGATACGAGATTCGCACCGCGGCGACCGGCCCGGAGGCGGTCTCGGTCGCCCGGGAGTTCCGGCCGGACCTGGTGCTCATGGACATCCGCATGCCCGGCGACTTCGACGGCGTCGAGGCCACGCGCCGCATCAAGGCCGATCCCGACCTCGCGACCACCGTGGTGATCGGGCAGACCGCGGTCGTCGAACTGAGCGAGGTCAAGCAAAACCTCAAGGCGGGATTCGACGACTACCTGGGCAAGCCCTATCTGCCCATAGACGTCATAGACGCCATCAGCCGGTTCTTCCCCGAGTCGCTCTGA
- a CDS encoding 3-hydroxybutyryl-CoA dehydrogenase — protein MPSPSPADPAAGGVAVAGQGAVAASAGEGAGPDARPQVVGVIGAGTMGRGIAQVAAQAGCEVVLVDEDAARPREAIAAVLADLGRLADRGKLPADAVAGARERLRAGAGLGDIAAADLVVEAVFEDLELKKRLFGDLESRVADRAILATNTSALPVTAIAAACRHPERVVGLHFFNPVPRMALVEVIAGHQTAPAVSRRAARFALDLGKTPVQAQDTPGFVVNRVARPFYLEALKMLGDTEYACGAIDAALRAAGFRMGPFELLDLIGLDVNFAVTSAVHDGYFGEPRFRPHPLQRRMVLARQLGRKTGRGFYGYEDGQVPPQEPAPEYDPADPLALPGLHPAAARVVAMLVNEACFALGERIASPGDIDRAMVLGMNFPAGPLAWGDKLGPDRIERLLDALRLFYGEERYRVAPVLRRSVARGAKLTAS, from the coding sequence ATGCCGTCGCCATCGCCGGCTGATCCCGCCGCGGGCGGCGTCGCGGTAGCCGGGCAGGGCGCCGTGGCGGCTTCCGCGGGTGAGGGCGCGGGCCCGGACGCTCGCCCCCAGGTCGTGGGCGTCATCGGCGCCGGGACCATGGGGCGCGGCATCGCGCAGGTTGCCGCCCAGGCGGGCTGCGAGGTGGTCCTCGTGGACGAGGACGCCGCGCGGCCTCGCGAGGCGATCGCCGCAGTGCTGGCCGACCTGGGCAGACTGGCCGATCGGGGAAAGCTCCCGGCGGACGCCGTGGCCGGGGCGCGCGAGCGCCTGCGGGCCGGGGCGGGTCTCGGGGACATCGCCGCGGCGGATCTGGTAGTCGAGGCGGTTTTCGAGGATCTCGAACTCAAGAAGCGCCTCTTTGGCGACCTGGAGTCCCGGGTTGCCGATCGGGCCATCCTCGCGACCAACACCTCCGCGCTGCCGGTGACGGCCATCGCCGCGGCCTGCCGGCATCCCGAGCGGGTCGTGGGCCTGCACTTCTTTAACCCCGTACCGCGGATGGCCCTGGTCGAGGTGATTGCCGGCCACCAGACCGCTCCGGCCGTCTCCCGGCGCGCGGCGCGCTTTGCCTTGGATCTCGGCAAGACGCCCGTTCAGGCCCAGGACACCCCGGGTTTCGTGGTCAACCGCGTCGCGCGGCCTTTCTACCTCGAGGCGCTCAAGATGCTAGGCGACACCGAGTACGCCTGCGGTGCCATCGACGCGGCTCTGCGGGCCGCGGGCTTCCGGATGGGGCCATTCGAGTTGCTCGACCTCATCGGCCTGGACGTCAACTTCGCCGTGACATCGGCCGTCCACGACGGCTACTTCGGCGAGCCCCGCTTCCGCCCGCATCCGTTGCAGCGCCGGATGGTGCTCGCCCGGCAACTCGGCCGCAAGACAGGGCGAGGCTTCTACGGCTACGAGGACGGGCAGGTCCCCCCCCAGGAGCCGGCACCCGAGTACGATCCCGCCGATCCGCTCGCGCTGCCCGGCCTGCATCCGGCCGCGGCCCGGGTGGTGGCGATGCTGGTCAACGAGGCCTGCTTCGCCCTGGGCGAGCGCATCGCGTCGCCGGGCGACATCGACCGGGCCATGGTGCTGGGCATGAACTTCCCCGCGGGGCCGCTCGCCTGGGGGGACAAACTGGGGCCCGATCGCATCGAGCGGTTGCTGGATGCGCTGCGCCTCTTCTACGGCGAGGAGCGCTACCGGGTCGCGCCGGTGCTGCGGCGAAGCGTCGCGCGGGGAGCTAAACTGACGGCGTCATGA